Below is a genomic region from Bacteroidota bacterium.
TGTATAGAAAGCAGCTAGCCTATGACTTGGCTAAAGAGTGGTACAAAAAAGCAGCTAAGGCAGGAGATAGAGATGCCTTGTTTAGGCTAGCCCACATGTATGATCTGCTGGGAGAATACACCCAGGCGGCCAAGTGGTACAGGGTAGTGGCTGAGGAGGAAGACGAGACCGCCCAGTACAACCTGGGGATGCTGTACCAGGAGGGCCTGGGGAACACGAGGAAAGCCCTCTACTGGATGGAGCGGGCTGCCAAGAATGGGAATTCGTTAGCCCAAACCTTTCTACAAGAACGCAAACAGAAATAGCCAAGTAGACGCGTATGCGCCTGCTTCCTTAGGCACGAAACGGGTTCTCCTCTACAACAAAAAATGCGTTTTTCATCCATGAAACCTCTGTTACTTACCTTAATCGGCAGCCTGCTGTTGCCCCTTTGTCTGGCCGCACAACAACCTACCACCCAAGACGAAATGAGCATAGAAGAAACACGGAAACTAGCCGAGCAGGGAGATGCAGCGGCTCAAACCAGCCTGGGGCTACGGTACTATAACGGCGAGGAAGTAGAGCAAGACTACAAACAGGCAATGGAATGGTTCCGCAAAGCCGCTGACCAGGAGGGACCAACCGCACAGCTCCTGATGGGGCTGATGTACTACAACGGCGATGGCGTAGAGCAGGACTATAAGCAGGCCCTGCACTGGTACCATAAAGCCGCTGAGCAGGGCGAAGCAAGAGCCCAGTTTCTTCTTGGAATCATGTACTACTACGGCGAAGAAGTGGCCCAGGACTACAAGCAGGCTGCCTACTGGGTTGAGAAAGCCTATAATAACGGCTATGAAGAGGCCGCAGACTTCTGGAACCAGATGGAGCTGGAGCAGTACAAGTAAGCAGAGGGCTAACTGCATGCAGTTATGCCCCTGCTCTCTTGTGTATTGCCGATTAAGGTACAATTAGAGCTGTACTACCTGAGCGTGTAGCGCATGCCTACGTACAGCATACGGCCTATGGGTGGGCCCCAGGCCAGGCTGGCATCCAGGTAGGGGCTGGTCCAGTCTGCTGCTGCTACAATGAGGTTTGGCTGCTGGTAGTTTAG
It encodes:
- a CDS encoding sel1 repeat family protein, whose amino-acid sequence is MKPLLLTLIGSLLLPLCLAAQQPTTQDEMSIEETRKLAEQGDAAAQTSLGLRYYNGEEVEQDYKQAMEWFRKAADQEGPTAQLLMGLMYYNGDGVEQDYKQALHWYHKAAEQGEARAQFLLGIMYYYGEEVAQDYKQAAYWVEKAYNNGYEEAADFWNQMELEQYK